In Phragmites australis chromosome 24, lpPhrAust1.1, whole genome shotgun sequence, the following are encoded in one genomic region:
- the LOC133907172 gene encoding uncharacterized protein LOC133907172, producing the protein MDYAVLSLLYVSTAEEILTIVLMPSAFAHAVLTSLEELFRDNKIARAHSLEAEFHNFVQSDQTILTYSQHLKSFDDALADLRQPVFEDTLVLTMLRGLSEPFYNIATVIKTKASFPEFLDTHSLLFLEKADLKITEPGSCTALVVTTSTKQASNNSSGHSTGYSTGTKTTNIASSGGNNDKKNKGKNRRGGGV; encoded by the exons ATGGACTACGccgtcctctccctcctctACGTGTCCACCGCTGAGGAGATCCTTACCATCGTCCTCATGCCTAGCGCTTTTGCGCATGCTGTCTTGACTAGTCTGGAGGAACTGTTCCGCGACAACAAGATAGCACGTGCCCACTCCCTCGAAGCTGAGTTTCACAACTTCGTTCAGAGCGATCAGACCATTCTCACCTACTCCCAGCATCTAAAGTCATTTGACGATGCCCTCGCCGACCTCAGGCAACCGGTGTTTGAGGACACTCTCGTCCTCACCATGTTGCGTGGCCTATCTGAGCCGTTCTACAACATCGCCACCGTCATCAAGACCAAGGCATCGTTCCCAGAGTTCCTCGACACTCACTCACTCCTCTTTCTCGAGAAGGCCGACCTCAAAATCACAGAGCCTGGCTCTTGTACAGCCCTAGTGGTCACCACTAGTACCAAGCAAGCCAGTAACAACTCCTCCGGCCATTCGACTGGCTACAGCACTGGCACCAAGACCACCAACATCGCCTCCTCCGGCGGCAACAACGACAAGAAGAACAAGGGAAAGAACCGTCGCGGTGGTGGCG tataa